GTCAAACTTGTTAGCTTCACCAAAAACGTTGTTCCAGTCAAGCCATTGCTGTGTCCGCTCAATGGCATCTCCCAGCTTTCTCTTGTCATCTTTGTCGATGTTCGTTCCATGTACTCTTACTTTCTTCCTAACCTCATTCACATATTTCTCTAACTCGTTCTTTGCCTCGATCGCTTCCTTAAATGACATATCATGAGCCTTGTACCTCTTAGCCTCTTTCACCATCCTAACAAGGTCCTGTTTCGATAACCTTGCGCTGTGATTCGTTATGATGACCTGATTCTTGTTTCTTGTGTCTAATTCCTCGGCTGATACAGTCAGAATACCATCAGAATCGATCTCAAAAACAGTGTTGAACTTCGCAACTCCAACTGGTGCTGGAGGAATTCCTTCTAATGTAAACTCTCCAAGGTAGTGGTTTTCGTCACCAATTAAGCTCTCGCCCTCGTACACCCAAAATGTCACTGACGATTGGTTATCATATGCCGTGTAGACCATGTCATTCATCTTTGTGGGTTGATAgtgggtttgtcgcactccccaaatcaaacaaataactcaactaatgtagtagggtagtcgaggtcgaaccacaaggagatcaagtTTGAGTACTAGTTTCGTCTTAAATTATAGGTTAGCTACGCGATCAAGAAATATGATTGAATTTAAGCTAaacaattaaactaaactaactaAAACTAATAAACTAAGTAAACAAGTAAAAGAATAATGGTCTTAAACAATAAAGGAAAGGCTAGGGTCCGATTTCTCCTCCAACACACCATATTTACACCCATAAATCCCGATAACAAGTCATTGGGTAATAGTTAGGGGGAAAACGTCTCTAATTCGCCTattaactccctcccgggctcataataggacactagcaATCCCGACTCACCTCCCTCTCGGGTTCGTGACTCGGACTCCCTTATTCTAAGTTAAGGTCAATAAGCCCACGTTATCTTcccggtcatcccactccctctcccaagggtcgatttcaaaccgaAAATTAAAGGCACCCTTCTCAAgttctccctcccgggttcaactCAAGTTGGCAACTAGTTTAATTGAGGTGAGCCGACTCCCAACCTAGCCAACTCCCGTTGACGGTCAAGGGTCAAAAGTcaacaacaatcccaaataaaacATTACAAGTCAAATCCTTTAATTAACTCAAACTAATTACCCAACAACTAATCAAAATGTGATTTAATTATGTAAACTTGGCATGTTAGGGATTAATCAAACCCTAGTGAAAATACTACTCAATAATCATTACTAATCTAACACAAAACACATAAATAACTACTCTAAACATGGTATTAAAAAAAGTAAAGTGATAAAGAgtgaaactttaactaatcaaatgactagaaataaataaattaagacTAAGCATACAAGAATAATAAAGACTAaaactttaattaattaaaatgacTAAGCTAATTAAAAACATaacaataagtaaataacaataagaaAAAGGAAGGAGAGAAAATAATACCCAACTTAGATTAAAATGGAATGAGATGAGAAATTCTTCATATAAATATTGTAATTTGAGAAGATAAACTAAATCTAAACTAGAAATAATTAAAGAGGAACAATTTTATTGATTTTTGAATGAACTAAAACCCTAAGCTATCTACTCTACTCTTTCTCTCCTGTTTTCCGTCTTTCTGCCTTGCAAAACTCCCAGTGAAGCTGCCCCCCAACCAAAGACACAAAAATGAAGCTGCTTTGTTACGCACCCCCTTGTGCTCTccgctttttcctttttctcggGCTCAATGATTGGTGGACTGGTGGTATTCTTTTTGATTGGGCCAAGGAGCAAGAAATGTTGAGTTATTGCCCAATCACATGGAGCCTTCAAACAAAAATCAAGTTGGGAATAAGAGGACATAGCTCATGGGCTAGTCACGTGAATTCCACCCATTAAATTTAGACTTTGATCCGTCTACTTTATTTCGGTTTCCGCTCCATTTGGTACCTATAAAACAAAACGACAAAAGCAGTACCACAAATTCCGACATAATATATAAAATAACACATTATCATGTAAACTAGTTAATATGATACTAAGTCCTAAAATAAGTACATAATGCTAAATCATGTTATTAATTTGAACAAATACgagataaaatatgggttaaaaaCAAGTAAAATAACGTGTTATCATGGGTATAGTCGTGTTCCGAGGGACTATAAATCTCATATTACCGTAGTGAAGATTAATGCCAAGAGAAAGAGGAGTAACATCACTAAGTACATGACTTTTCATACCCATTGTGCCAGTTAATACGGCCGCGTGACAGGCAGCGCCATATGCAACAGCCTCGTCTGGATTAATACCTTGACAGAGCTCCTTTCCATTGAAGAACTCTTGCACCAACTGTCGAACCATTGGGGTTCGAGTTGATCCCCCAACAAGGACGATTTCATGCACCTCGCTTTTCTCCATCTTTGCGTCCTTCAAGCACTTGTCGATGGGCACTAGACAATTCTGAAACAAATCCAAATTCAGCTTCTCAAATCGTGCACGAGTTATGGTTGTTGAGAAATCAATCCCATCAAAAAGACAATCGATTTCTATAGAGGTCTCAGGGGTCGAGGACAGGTTTCTCTTCGCTCTCTCACAAGCAGCTCGCAACCTCCCTAGAGCTCTTGGATTATTACTAATGTTCTTATTGTGTTTCCTCTCAAACTCCGCAATAAAATAATTTACCATTCTTTTGTCAAAATCTCCGCCACCAAGGTGTGTATCTCCGCTAACAGCTTTCACTTCGAATGCATCTTTTCCAATAGCGACCACAGAGACATCAAATGTACCACCACCAAGATCGAAAACCAATACATTCTTCTTAGTTTCTACCTTGCCGCTTGTAAGCTTTTGGTCAAGACCATAGGATATGGCAGCGGCTGTCGGCTCATTAATTATTCGCAGAACATTCAATCCAGCTATGGTGCCAGCGTCTTTAGTAGCTTGACGTTGCTCATTATTGAAATAAGCCGGGACAGTGACAACAGCATTCTTGACCTCAGTGCCAAGGTACGCCGTAGCAATGTCCTTCATCTTCGAGAGTATCATGGACGATACCTCTTCAGGGGAGAAGTGCTTCTCCTCATCCTTGTAATTAACCACAATTACCGGTTTCTTTGTGTTGTTTGCATCAGATTGAGCAATGACTTTAAATGGCCAGAGCTTCATATCATCTTGCACCACTTGATCGTTAAATTTTCGACCTATGAGCCTCTTTGCATCTGTAAAAAAAACGAAGTCATTTTCTCTTAATTAATGAATACGGATATAATCTCATTTTCTCGTCCTATAACTAATAACACCAGTCATGAAGAGTTCCGGAAAATAATTCTCTTAATTTTGAAGTATGAACTACTGAATAAGATGATACAAAATTTATTTTCGCGATGATAATCTGTGTTTCCTGTGATGATTACGAAGTATAAATTAAGGTCTTTTGCTAAAATAGCCATTTGGAATAAAGTAATTTCTACGACAGCCTACAGCAATTTTATCAAACTAATTTATGCAAAACACAATCGTTACCTTAACTTGACCACAAAATTAATTTAGAACCCAAAAGATTAATTGAAGCGGTTCGAAAATAAAAATCATACCgctaaaaataaaattaatgaaTACGGAGTTCAAAATTAGCAGCACAAATTCACCAATTACCAAAAGTAGGGCTACGTGATCGACATAGTAAATACTTCTATCTACTAGCGTGGCTACATCGTAGAAGAACTCAAAAATTAATAAAAGTAAACAATTGAATGAGATGGGCATTATATACAGAGTAAATTTAgttctccggaataaataaatccaattttcattttcaaaatcaAGAAATATAAAACAAGGGAAACAAACCAAATATAGTGTTGGTAGGGTTCATGGAAGCCTGGTTGATAGCACCTTCGCCGATAAACCgctgttgttggttgaaagcgaCACAAGACGGCGTCATACGATTGCCTATGTCGTTAGTGATGATCTCAACACGGTCGTGTTGCCAAACCGCTACACACGAGTACGTGGTTCCGAGATCGATTCCCACAGCAGGCCAATTTTTCACTGCTTTGTCAGCCGCCATTTTTTTTATCACGTCTTTGCTATTCAACTAGTTTTATGCCCGTGCAGAAAATGCACGGTTTTAAGATTATAATATACGAAATATGTTATATTAATTAATACAAATATAATTAGACGTAATACAGTTAATACACATACGTGTTCCATATTAgataatttcaaatttcaatagtTAGGTAAAAGCGTATCGGATAATAATGTCAGTGacatatgataataataataataataacttttCAGTAGTTATTGCATAAGACGGTCGCACACCGTAAGACAGTCCCATTGATAAATAGCTACAAATATTGACCGTCTTACTACCCcttcttattctataatttgtgttttgataaacccgtcttaatcTTAAGATCCAATAACAAAATATGAGCCCAAATCTAAACAAAATTAGATGAGCCAAAAACAACTCATCAAACTAACTCATTATTCCATTAAGACTCCAATATGACTCCAAGTCCCCAACCTCTTCTATTCTCCTAATACTAACTATTAACTAACCTTATACTTCCGCCTCCTACACTAACATAACCCCTCTCTCTCCCAAACATTAATACCTCATCTAGTCATCTCCCTCATATCACTCCCTCCTGatatttttgtataaaaattaaAAGCCACCACCATTGATAAGTGATAACGCGGTACATTAATTTCATGCCTTTCGATCATTAGCCATTTTATAACGGTTAATTTTCATTTACATCTTTCAATTTAATATAAAGTTTTGTATACCTTTTTTTAGAATAtacccttcttatttttcttctggattatttttagttattttataatATATCCATCTCCTTATTTGCTAACAAAATTATTTTTGTCTTTCTCctctttaattttgtaggtcATTTTCTTTTATTAGCATTCAAGGCATCCCtaattttttttccttaaatATTCTTGTTAATCGTAGTGAGTTTGTTTAAACgacttttcattcttttttaattattaatttttttaaaaatgttttaaACTAAGTATTATTTTAGTTATTTGTCAAAATTAATCTCCGAAAAATTTACTCGTTTATAATTATTTTGGGTCTTATTATTTGATGTCGTCTTCTATTTTTTTTAGAATATATTTGTTGCGATTTTTACGTATCTACAATTTTCCCATTTTTTtcccaatagtttcaatatttgtagtctttttcttatttttttgtaatttattattttttaatattttGAATTATTTTGTATTGTATTGATTACTGTAACTTTTCATAGTTGATGAGACCCTAAATTGTGGAGAGATAGTAATTAATTCCCCAAAATTTCGTAGGGGCCCACCACTCCTGAATATAAGGAACCAATAGGAATGAAAAGaaaaacctagcttttatactaggtagattgaAGCGAGGAACTGCTAGAGGCACAAATTATATGAGAAAAGGGAATTAAAATTAgagtttttctaaaatgtgcccaAATGTGAAATAAAGAGAAGAGAATCAATATCAATACcaatatcaatcaatcaatatatatacttaaaaaataaaaataaacttttcaagcgatttcattggctattACTGTTGTTCAATAAATTAtgtatataataataaaaagataataCTTACTTCAACGATAAATTTTGATAATTTTATGAATAATATTAAATAAtcaaaaataaagtaaattaTATTATATTGTTGTTTCCTGATGTACTTAGACGTCTAATACCATGCATTGTGTTTATTTGTGTTAGCATTATACTACTTTAATTTATTAGACTAATAAGCAAGTcttgttatagacggatatatccgtctatagtaagAGATGGGTCAAATACCTTTAAAGTGGTGATAATTTTGGGCCCCACCACGCAAGTTGTTGTTTATCTTATACGTAATGTGGTATGTTACttgacccgtctttaattatagaCGGGTcgtcgtctataatgagattttgtgtagacTAATAATCTAATATCTGGTCTAGGGTTTCCTAGGGTTTCCCGTCTGATTTTCTCTGTCTCTCGTCCTAATTTTCTTCGATTTTCCTCTTTCTCGGGGCCTTGCTCATGATCTTCGTCGTGAGTTAGGTTTCTTTTTTGTTCGtttttctttgtttgttctttTGTTTCGTGTGTGCAAGAGCCATGGAGAGTGGATCATCGGGGACTCACCGGGAGGGGAAAGAGCCTATGGGAGAGTGTGATGGGGTGTTTGAATGGGAGGAGGATGTGACGGAGGCGGCAGGAGAAGGATGTGACGGAGGCGGCAGGAGAAGGCAAGTTTCTCCTCGTTGGGAAGCTTTGGGCTTCGAGGGCTATTAATGTCAAGGCGGCGATCGATACAATGATCAAGTTGTGGAATCCATCTAAACCTACGCTGGGAAATGTCATCGATGCGAAAGAGAAGACTTTCATGTTTCGTTTTGGGGCAGCAAGGGATAAGGCGAGGGTTCTAGAGGGTCAGCCATGGCATTTTGACAAGTTCATGTGGTGTTTTGATGAACCATCTCTGTCGGGTAAAGCTACTGATTCCTCTTTGTTCTTTTTCCCGATTTGGACGCGAATCTATGACCTACCTTTATCAGGCCGCACCAGTCTTTCGAATGCTAAGAATTTGGGAAACCGATTGGGGACGTTTATGCACTTTGAACATGGCCCTAATCCTGAACTCGATAGGGCAATTCGCGTGCGTGTGTTGTACGACATTAGAAAACCTTTGAAGACTGATATCCCGATACAGATTCGTGATGGAAGGACGCTTAGATTTAATGTCAAATACGAGAGGCTACCTACGTACTGCTATGGGTGTGGTCTCTTAGGGCATGGGGAAAAGGATTGCGAGGAAGGACCATATGAGGAGGAAGATCTTAAATTTGGAGATTGGCTAAGGGCTTCACCATGGAAGGTGGTGAAAACGGTTAAGGAAGAAACGGGAAAGGCTGCAAGGAACCTCAGAGCGCATTTTGATGAGGAAAGTGCTAAGAATTCGGAAGAAACTATTTCGAATATGATCGAGAAATTTAAAAGCATTGCTATTGACCTACGTACGAAGAAACAGGTGCAAGCTATGCGTGAGGTGAATGAGGCGATGATAGGAGGACAGGGAGGTGGTGGGGAGAATGTGGGGAAGGAAGCTGATGCTACGGTGGATGCCTCGACATGCTCAGGGGTGATTGTGGGGGAGGAAGCTGTTGCCACGGTGGAGTTATTGACACACTCAGGGGAGAGGGAGCTGGAGTCCCAGAGGGGGAGCAATTTAAAGGGGGAGAGTGACGTGGTGAAGGCGAGTGGCGGTTCCTATGATGTGAGCCAGATGGAGGAGGGGATGGAGGGAGTAGTGATGGCGATGAATTCGAACAGTGCTGGAGGAGGGGGGGAGTGAGGGGAGAGTGAGGGGAGAGGGTGGACTCGCATTCCTAGGTCTGGTATTAGAGGAGCAGGTACGGAGGGGGGATCGAAGTTGAAGGGGCGGGAGGTGAATAAGCGGGGAAGGGAGGATGTGATGGGGGAGGAAGCTTAGAAGAAAGCGAGACTTACCATAGACGGGGGCGTCTtaatacctgaggcggaggtCGACAAAGATCAACCCCGCCAGGCCCAATGAATATCATGAGTATCAACtgtcggggcttgggcaaccccgaTACAGTATCAGCACTCCGTGCTCTGGTACGGAGGGAGGCCCCGGCCATTCTTTTTCTGTGTGAGACGAAACTGAGTGGTCGTGAGTTCAGGAGGGTGAAGGAGAGGTTGGATGGCTATTTTGGTTTGGAGGTTGATAGTGTAGGGATATCCGGAGGGCTTGCTATGTTGTGGCAGAAGGAGATCGACTGTACTTTTGCATCTGCTTCTGTTCACCACATGGACTTTGTAGTAAAGAGTAGTGTTGGGGAGTGGAGAATTACGGGTTTTTATGGGTGGCCAGTGGTGTCTGATCGGCACCTTTCTTGGGAGCTGCTTAGACTTCTTGGTAGACAGTCGGACTTGCCTTGGGTTTGTATTGGTGATTTTAACGAGATTTTGTTCTCTACTGAAATGAAGGGGGGAGTAGACCACAATGGCAAATGAACAATTTTCGTGTTGCGGTCGATGAATGTGGGTTGAGAGATGTGCCTTGGGAGGGTTATAATTTTTCCTATGATAATGGCCAAGTAGGGGATGCTAATCGACAATGTATGCTAGATAGAGCTTTGTGTTTGTCAAGTTGGGTCGATCTTTTTCCTTATGCCCGTTTGTTTTATTTGACACGTGAATGGTCAGACCATGCTCCGTTGAAGCTAGTTCTGAACTGCCGGGAAGAAGAGAAGTCTAGGAAGCGATGTTTTAGGTTCGAACAAATTTGGGTGGGCGAGGAGGAGTGTTGTGAAGCCATTGATCGTGGAGTGGCTAGGGGTAGGGGCAACCTGGTACAGGTTCTGGAGGAGTGTGCTAGAGAACTGCAGAGGTGGAAGGGGACTAGTATAAACCAGATTAGGAGAAGCATCGGGACTAAAAACAAACAGCTCTATGCGCTGGATGATAAAGAACGATCCGAAGAGGTTGTTCATAGACGGCATAAACTGGTTGCGGAGATAGCGGGTTTGAGAAAGCAAGAGGAGCAATATTAGAGACAGAGATCGAGGGCTTTGTGGTTGAAGGACGAAGATAGGAATACGAAATTCTTTCATACAAGAGCAGGAGAAAGGAAACGGAAAAATCATATTGCCCAGCTTGTTGATGATGAGGGAGTAATTCGAAGTGGAGATGATGCGGTTGCGGGTGTTGCTACCCATTATTTTCAAGGTTTGTTTCAGTCCTCGAACCCACTGATACCCGAGGATATTCTTCACGGGATCGAACGGCGAGTGAGCGATGATATGAATGCTCGGCTGCGACGGGCATACAGCGAGGATGAGGTGATTGATGCTTTGCACCAAATGCATCCGTTGAAAGCGCCCGGTACGGATGGGATGAATGGTTTGTTTTACAAAACTTATTGGGGGAAGGTGGGGCAGGAGGTTCTTGATGCGGTTCTGGCGATTCTGCGTGGTGAGGCCTCGCCAAGAGGATTGAATAAAACCAACATTGTACTTATTCCCAAGGTGAAAGATCCAGCGAGTATACGTGATTTCCGGCCTATCAGCTTGTGTAATGTTGCTTATAAACTCATGTCCAAAGTGTTAGCCAATCGGTTGAAGGAGTTCCTAGGGGAGATCGTCTCCGAAAACCAAAGTGCTTTTACTCCGGGTCGATCAATTTCGGACAATGTGATGATTGCTTTTGAGCTTTTCCATTTCATGAAGATGTCGAGAAGCAGAGAGGGGTATATGGCGATTAAACTTGACATGGCAAAAGCTTACGATAGAGTGGAATGGAGCTTCCTTAGAAGGGTTTTGTTTGCTATGGGTTTCGACAGGGAGTGGGTCTCCCGGGTGATGGCTTGTGGTACTACGGTGTCCTTCTCGGTCCTTGTTAATGGGCAACCTACGGAAACCTTCAACCCTTCGCGAGGATTACGACAAGGTGACCCACTGTCGTCATATCTCTTTATTCTGTGTGCTGAGGTGTTGTCTAGTCTGATGCGGAGAGCGGTCGAGATGGGCAGTTTACACGGAATTAGGGTCGCGAATGATGCTCCACCAGTCTCACATTTACTCTTCGCCGACAATAGTATATTTTTTACGCGAGCAAAAATGGAGGAAGCTGATGTTATTAACTCCATTTTGCGGCGATACGAGGATGCATCCGGACAGTTGGTTAGCCTTTCTAAAACTACGGTCTCCTTTAGTAAGGGAATTCCTTTACAAAAGCGGAGTAATTTGGCTACACGGCTGGGGATTGTTGAGGTGCAGGAGCAGGAAAGATACTTGGGTCTGCCGACGGTGGTGGGTAAGTCAAAGAAAGTCCTAACGGATATTTTAAGAGATAAGCTGAGCAAGAGACTGA
This sequence is a window from Silene latifolia isolate original U9 population chromosome 8, ASM4854445v1, whole genome shotgun sequence. Protein-coding genes within it:
- the LOC141596376 gene encoding heat shock cognate 70 kDa protein-like, yielding MTPSCVAFNQQQRFIGEGAINQASMNPTNTIFDAKRLIGRKFNDQVVQDDMKLWPFKVIAQSDANNTKKPVIVVNYKDEEKHFSPEEVSSMILSKMKDIATAYLGTEVKNAVVTVPAYFNNEQRQATKDAGTIAGLNVLRIINEPTAAAISYGLDQKLTSGKVETKKNVLVFDLGGGTFDVSVVAIGKDAFEVKAVSGDTHLGGGDFDKRMVNYFIAEFERKHNKNISNNPRALGRLRAACERAKRNLSSTPETSIEIDCLFDGIDFSTTITRARFEKLNLDLFQNCLVPIDKCLKDAKMEKSEVHEIVLVGGSTRTPMVRQLVQEFFNGKELCQGINPDEAVAYGAACHAAVLTGTMGMKSHVLSDVTPLSLGINLHYGNMRFIVPRNTTIPTKMNDMVYTAYDNQSSVTFWVYEGESLIGDENHYLGEFTLEGIPPAPVGVAKFNTVFEIDSDGILTVSAEELDTRNKNQVIITNHSARLSKQDLVRMVKEAKRYKAHDMSFKEAIEAKNELEKYVNEVRKKVRVHGTNIDKDDKRKLGDAIERTQQWLDWNNVFGEANKFDRKTQLLKKISEPIFKKMRKSDDNVATKIEVVELD